In Deltaproteobacteria bacterium GWC2_55_46, a single window of DNA contains:
- a CDS encoding 5,10-methylenetetrahydrofolate reductase, with translation MEVNLRLRDELESGRFVITAEICPPRGTDVASFIEKARLLRGKVAAANVTDNQRAVMRLSSLACSVLLLNEGIDPVFQVTCRDRNRLAIQSDILGAWVLGVKNVLALTGDHVAFGDHREAKAVFDIDSVQLVGVINTLNQGRNMKETELRGKTGFYIGAVVAPEADPWEPEEIKFEKKLASGATFFQTQAIFDMDRFKRFFEKAEKTGAKVLGGILLLKSAKMAHYLNNNVPGVTVPQGLIDEIEAAPDQLKKGIEIASRQVRELKGFSHGAHIMAIGQEESVVNIIEGA, from the coding sequence ATGGAAGTCAACTTGCGCCTAAGGGATGAGCTGGAATCAGGAAGGTTCGTTATAACCGCGGAGATATGCCCGCCCAGGGGCACTGACGTAGCCTCGTTCATAGAGAAAGCGAGGCTGCTCCGCGGCAAGGTAGCCGCGGCAAACGTTACAGACAACCAGAGGGCGGTCATGCGCCTGTCGTCTCTTGCGTGCTCTGTGCTCCTTTTGAACGAGGGGATAGACCCTGTCTTCCAGGTCACGTGCAGGGACAGGAACAGGCTTGCGATCCAGTCCGATATCCTGGGCGCATGGGTCCTCGGGGTCAAAAACGTGCTCGCGCTTACCGGAGACCACGTCGCCTTCGGCGACCACAGGGAGGCGAAGGCGGTATTCGACATCGATTCCGTCCAGCTCGTCGGCGTCATAAATACCCTGAACCAGGGCAGGAACATGAAAGAGACCGAGCTTCGCGGGAAGACGGGCTTCTATATCGGCGCCGTGGTCGCGCCTGAGGCCGACCCATGGGAGCCGGAGGAGATAAAGTTCGAGAAGAAGCTGGCTTCAGGCGCCACCTTTTTCCAGACCCAGGCCATATTCGACATGGACAGGTTCAAGAGGTTCTTTGAGAAGGCGGAGAAGACCGGCGCGAAGGTGCTTGGCGGTATACTCCTTTTGAAATCAGCCAAGATGGCCCATTATCTTAATAACAACGTGCCGGGGGTTACCGTGCCTCAAGGCCTTATCGACGAGATCGAGGCGGCGCCAGACCAGCTTAAAAAGGGTATCGAGATAGCTTCAAGGCAGGTAAGGGAACTGAAGGGCTTCAGCCACGGCGCTCACATAATGGCGATAGGGCAGGAAGAGAGCGTGGTCAATATCATCGAGGGCGCTTAA
- a CDS encoding phosphoribosylformylglycinamidine synthase I encodes MKFGIIVFPGSNCDHDCYHAVKHVFGQEAEYVWHKSTSLKGLDCVILPGGFSYGDYLRTGAIASSSPVMNEVKAFAGRGGLVLGICNGFQILTEAGLLPGVLMRNKGLKFICSHVHLKVENTGSPFTRAYGKGEVVDIPIAHADGNYYADEETIKRLEGEGRVAFRYSTPEGLATADANPNGALSNIAGILNERGNVLGMMPHPERACEGELGSLDGRGVFESILGIMK; translated from the coding sequence GTGAAATTCGGCATCATCGTATTCCCAGGTTCAAACTGCGACCATGACTGCTACCACGCGGTAAAGCACGTGTTCGGCCAGGAGGCCGAGTACGTTTGGCACAAGTCAACGAGCCTGAAGGGCCTTGACTGCGTGATACTGCCAGGAGGCTTCTCCTACGGAGATTACCTGAGGACGGGGGCCATAGCCAGCTCGTCACCGGTCATGAACGAGGTAAAGGCCTTCGCAGGAAGGGGCGGGCTCGTGCTCGGCATCTGCAACGGCTTCCAGATACTCACCGAGGCCGGGCTCCTGCCCGGCGTGCTCATGCGCAACAAGGGACTCAAGTTCATCTGCAGCCACGTCCATTTGAAGGTAGAAAATACTGGCTCGCCCTTCACAAGGGCCTACGGCAAGGGCGAGGTCGTGGACATACCGATAGCCCATGCCGACGGCAACTACTACGCAGATGAAGAGACCATTAAGAGGCTCGAAGGCGAGGGCAGGGTCGCCTTCAGGTACTCTACCCCTGAGGGGCTCGCTACGGCTGACGCCAACCCCAATGGCGCTCTCTCCAATATCGCTGGTATACTCAACGAGCGTGGCAACGTCCTCGGCATGATGCCGCACCCGGAGAGGGCCTGCGAGGGCGAGCTTGGCTCGCTTGACGGCAGGGGAGTTTTCGAGTCTATTCTAGGGATCATGAAATAG
- a CDS encoding phosphoribosylformylglycinamidine synthase has product MRAKVYVTLKKGVLDPQGKAVMGALKSMEFGEVKDVRVGKFMELELDGASREAEEKRLKEMCERLLANTVIENYRIEIE; this is encoded by the coding sequence ATGAGGGCAAAGGTCTACGTGACACTTAAAAAGGGCGTTCTCGACCCGCAGGGCAAGGCCGTGATGGGCGCGCTGAAATCCATGGAGTTCGGCGAGGTAAAAGACGTAAGGGTCGGAAAGTTCATGGAGCTTGAGCTTGACGGGGCTTCAAGGGAGGCGGAGGAGAAGCGCCTGAAGGAGATGTGCGAAAGGCTCCTCGCCAATACCGTCATCGAGAACTACAGGATAGAGATAGAATAA
- a CDS encoding phosphoribosylaminoimidazolesuccinocarboxamide synthase, translating into MEKRDKIYEGKAKVLYTTDNPDLLIQYFKDEATAFDGKKKGIIEKKGIFNNKISSAIFRLIESNGIKTHFVDQPSDREMVVKKLRIIPVEVVVRNLVAGSLAKRLGMEEGAPLKEPIVEFFYKSDPLGDPMINEYHARAFGFATDKELKRMSELALRINEILSEFFDKRGIILVDFKLEFGEHNGEVLLGDEITPDGCRLWDKVTREKMDKDRFRRDLGKVEEAYQEVLRKVTEKI; encoded by the coding sequence ATGGAAAAGCGCGATAAGATATACGAGGGCAAGGCAAAGGTCCTTTATACGACAGACAACCCGGACCTCCTCATCCAGTATTTCAAGGACGAGGCCACGGCCTTTGACGGCAAGAAGAAGGGCATAATAGAGAAGAAGGGCATATTCAACAATAAGATATCCTCCGCCATATTCAGGCTCATCGAGTCAAACGGCATAAAGACACACTTCGTAGACCAGCCGAGCGACAGGGAGATGGTCGTCAAAAAGCTCCGCATCATCCCTGTAGAGGTCGTCGTGAGGAACCTTGTCGCCGGGAGCCTTGCCAAGAGGCTTGGGATGGAAGAGGGCGCGCCGTTAAAAGAGCCGATAGTCGAGTTCTTCTACAAGAGCGACCCGCTTGGCGACCCCATGATAAACGAGTACCACGCCAGGGCCTTCGGCTTCGCAACCGACAAGGAACTTAAGCGGATGTCCGAGCTTGCCCTCAGGATAAACGAAATCCTCTCGGAGTTTTTCGACAAGAGGGGTATAATACTGGTTGACTTCAAGCTCGAGTTCGGCGAGCACAACGGAGAGGTACTCCTGGGAGATGAGATAACCCCTGACGGCTGCAGGCTCTGGGACAAGGTTACCCGCGAGAAGATGGACAAGGACAGGTTCAGGAGGGACTTGGGCAAGGTCGAAGAGGCCTACCAGGAGGTCCTGAGGAAGGTAACGGAGAAGATATGA